In Pseudorasbora parva isolate DD20220531a chromosome 9, ASM2467924v1, whole genome shotgun sequence, the following proteins share a genomic window:
- the LOC137090085 gene encoding myosin-7-like isoform X2 — MGDAEMAVFGAAAPYLRKSDRERLEAQTKLFDLKKECFVPDSVEEFVKATITSREGGKVTVETQGGKTVTVKESDIMQQNPPKFDKIEDMAMLTFLHEPAVLYNLKERYAAWMIYTYSGLFCVTVNPYKWLPVYNQEVVNAYRGKKRAEAPPHIYSISDNAYQYMLSDRENQSILITGESGAGKTVNTKRVIQYFASIAASGAKKDAAAQNKGTLEDQIIQANPALEAFGNAKTIRNDNSSRFGKFIRIHFDTRGKLASADIETYLLEKSRVVFQLKAERDYHIFYQILSNKKPELLEMMLVTANPYDYAFISQGETTVASIDDADELMATDSAFDVLGFTQEEKNSVYKLTGAIMHFGNMKFKLKQREEQAESDGTEDADKAAYLMGLNSADLIKGLCHPRVKVGNEWVTKGQSVQQVYSAIGALSKSVYEKMFLWMVVRINQSLETKQPRQYFIGVLDIAGFEIFDFNTFEQLCINFTNEKLQQFFNHHMFVLEQEEYKKEGIEWEFIDFGMDLQACIDLIEKPMGIMSILEEECMFPKASDTTFKAKLYDNHLGKSNNFQKPRLIKGKPEAHFALVHYAGTVDYNINNWLVKNKDPLNETVVGLYQKSSLKLLALLFANYASADADSASGKKEKKKKGSSFQTVSALHRENLNKLMTNLRSTHPHFVRCIIPNETKTPGAMENPLVMHQLRCNGVLEGIRICRKGFPNRILYGDFKQRYRILNPTAIPEGQFIDSKKGAEKLLGSLEIDHQQYRFGHTKVFFKAGLLGQLEEMRDERLSKIITGIQARSRGLLSRAEYQKMVERRDALLVIQWNVRAFMSVKNWPWMKLFFKIKPLLRSAEAEKEMANMKEEFLKLKEAYAKSEARKKELEEKMVTLLQEKNDLQLQVQAEQDNLCDAEERCEGLIKNKIQMEAKAKELTERLEDEEEMNAELTAKKRKLEDECSELKKDIDDLELTLAKVEKEKHATENKVKNLTEEMAALDDIIAKLTKEKKALMEAHQQTLDDLQSEEDKVNTLTKAKTKLEQQVDDLEGSLEQEKKIRMDLERAKRKLEGDLKLTQESLMDLENDKQQLEERLKKKDFEISQLNSKIDDEQNIIIQLQKKLKELQARVEELEEELEAERAARAKVEKQRADLARELEEISERLEEAGGATSAQIEMNKKREAEFQKLRRDLEEATLQHESTAASLRKKQADSVAELGEQIDNLQRVKQKLEKEKSELRLELDDVASSMEHIVKSKTNMEKMNRTLEDQLNEYRNRCEETQRALNDFTTQKAKLQAENDEFARQLEEKESLISQLTRGKNSFSQQLEDLKRQLDEEMKAKNALAHAVQSARHDSDLLREQYEEEQEAKAELQRSMSKANTEVAQWRTKYETDAIQRTEELEEAKKKLAQRLQEAEEAVEAVNAKCSSLEKTKHRLQNEIEDLMVDVERSNAAAAALDKKQRNFDKVLSEWKQKYEESQCELESSQKEARSLSTELFKLKNSYEESLDHLETLKRENKILQEEISDLTEQLGESGKTIHDLEKIRKQLEQEKAEIQAALEEAEGSLEHEEGKILRAQLEFNQIKADIERKLSEKDEEMEQSKRNQQRTIDTLQSALESETRSRNEALRIKKKMEGDLNEMEIQLSQANRQAAEAQKQLKSVQAHLKDSQLQLDDSLRANDDLKENIALVERRNTLLQAELEELRAVLEQTERGRKLSEQELLDVTERVQLLHSQNTSLLNQKKKLEADASQLQGEVEEAVQECRNAEEKAKKAITDAAMMAEELKKEQDTSSHLERMKKNMEQTIKDLQHRLDEAEQIAMKGGKKQVQKLETRVRELEGEIEAEQKRSSESVKGIRKYERRIKELTYQTEEDRKNIARLQDLVDKLQLKVKAYKRAAEEAEEQANTHLGKFRKLQHELDEAEERADIAESQVNKLRAKSRDVGPKKGFDEE, encoded by the exons ATGGGTGATGCTGAAATGGCAGTTTTTGGGGCCGCAGCCCCTTACCTGCGGAAGTCTGACAGAGAGCGTCTAGAGGCGCAAACGAAACTATTCGACTTGAAGAAGGAATGCTTTGTGCCGGATTCAGTGGAGGAGTTTGTTAAAGCCACCATCACCAGTCGAGAGGGTGGCAAAGTCACTGTGGAGACACAGGGAGGGAAG ACTGTCACTGTCAAAGAGAGTGACATTATGCAACAGAATCCTCCCAAATTTGATAAAATTGAAGACATGGCAATGCTGACCTTTCTCCATGAGCCTGCTGTGCTGTATAACCTCAAAGAGCGCTATGCAGCATGGATGATCTAT ACATACTCAGGGCTGTTCTGTGTCACTGTCAACCCTTACAAGTGGTTGCCAGTGTACAACCAGGAAGTGGTTAACGCCTATAGAGGGAAGAAGAGGGCTGAAGCTCCTCCTCACATCTATTCCATCTCTGATAACGCCTATCAGTACATGCTGTCAG ACAGAGAAAACCAGTCTATTCTTATCAC TGGAGAGTCTGGTGCTGGGAAAACTGTTAATACTAAAAGAGTCATTCAGTACTTCGCCAGCATTGCAGCAAGTGGAGCGAAAAAGGACGCGGCTGCTCAGAACAAG GGAACCCTGGAGGATCAAATCATCCAGGCCAACCCTGCATTGGAGGCCTTTGGTAATGCTAAGACCATCAGAAATGACAACTCCTCAAGATTT GGAAAGTTTATTCGAATTCACTTCGATACAAGGGGAAAACTGGCATCTGCTGACATTGAAACAT ATCTCCTGGAGAAGTCTCGTGTGGTCTTTCAGTTAAAGGCTGAGAGAGACTATCACATCTTCTATCAAATCTTATCCAACAAAAAACCTGAGCTCCTTG AGATGATGCTAGTGACAGCAAACCCCTATGACTACGCATTCATCTCTCAGGGAGAGACAACAGTTGCTTCCATTGATGATGCTGATGAGTTAATGGCCACAGAT AGTGCCTTTGATGTATTGGGCTTTACACAAGAAGAAAAGAACTCTGTGTACAAGCTGACTGGAGCCATAATGCACTTCGGCAACATGAAGTTCAAGCTAAAGCAGCGAGAGGAACAAGCGGAATCTGATGGAACGGAAG ATGCTGACAAAGCAGCCTATCTAATGGGTCTAAATTCTGCTGACCTTATTAAGGGTCTTTGCCATCCAAGGGTCAAAGTTGGAAATGAGTGGGTCACTAAGGGACAAAGTGTCCAGCAA GTGTACTCTGCTATTGGTGCCTTATCAAAATCAGTGTATGAGAAAATGTTTCTCTGGATGGTGGTGAGAATCAACCAGTCCCTGGAGACAAAGCAGCCACGCCAGTACTTCATTGGAGTGCTGGATATTGCTGGCTTTGAGATCTTTGAT TTCAACACCTTTGAGCAACTCTGCATCAACTTTACCAATGAGAAACTGCAACAGTTTTTCAACCACCACATGTTTGTGCTGGAACAAGAGGAATACAAGAAAGAAGGGATTGAATGGGAGTTCATTGACTTTGGCATGGACTTACAGGCCTGCATTGATCTCATTGAGAAA CCTATGGGCATCATGTCGATCCTTGAAGAGGAATGCATGTTTCCCAAAGCCAGTGACACAACCTTTAAAGCAAAGCTTTATGACAACCACCTTGGGAAATCAAATAACTTCCAGAAACCCAGGCTTATAAAGGGCAAGCCAGAGGCTCACTTCGCCCTGGTTCACTATGCTGGTACAGTGGATTACAACATCAACAACTGGCTGGTAAAGAATAAGGACCCTCTTAATGAAACCGTGGTTGGATTGTACCAGAAATCCTCGCTGAAGTTGTTGGCTTTATTGTTTGCCAACTATGCAAGCGCAGATGCAG ACAGTGCAAGTggaaaaaaggaaaagaagaagaaagggtCATCATTCCAGACAGTGTCTGCACTTCACAGG GAGAATCTTAACAAGTTAATGACAAACCTGAGATCAACACATCCTCACTTTGTCCGCTGCATCATCCCTAATGAGACTAAGACTCCTGGTGCAATGGAGAACCCTTTGGTCATGCACCAGCTACGCTGTAACGGTGTACTAGAAGGCATTAGGATCTGCAGGAAGGGCTTCCCCAACCGAATCCTCTATGGGGACTTTAAACAGAG ATATCGCATCTTAAACCCTACAGCTATCCCTGAGGGACAGTTCATAGACAGCAAGAAAGGAGCAGAGAAACTGTTGGGCTCTCTGGAGATTGACCACCAGCAGTACAGGTTTGGGCACACTAAG GTATTTTTTAAGGCTGGTCTTCTTGGCCAACTGGAGGAGATGAGAGATGAGCGTCTATCAAAGATAATCACAGGAATTCAAGCAAGGTCTCGAGGTCTTCTCTCAAGAGCTGAGTACCAAAAGATGGTAGAACGCAG GGATGCCTTGCTTGTGATTCAGTGGAATGTACGTGCATTCATGAGTGTCAAGAATTGGCCATGGATGAAACTCTTCTTTAAAATTAAACCATTACTGAGATCTGCTGAAGCAGAGAAGGAAATGGCCAATATGAAAGAGGAGTTCTTAAAGCTCAAGGAAGCTTATGCAAAGTCTGAAGCTCGTAAAAAAGAACTTGAGGAAAAAATGGTGACTCTTCTTCAAGAAAAGAATGATCTTCAACTTCAAGTGCAGGCG GAACAAGATAATCTCTGTGATGCTGAAGAGAGGTGTGAAGGTCTGATCAAAAATAAGATTCAGATGGAGGCTAAAGCCAAAGAGCTCACAGAGCGGCTTGAGGATGAGGAGGAGATGAACGCAGAGCTGACAGCTAAGAAGAGAAAGCTGGAGGATGAGTGCTCTGAGCTGAAGAAAGATATTGATGATCTGGAGCTGACTCTGGCTAAAGTGGAGAAAGAGAAGCATGCTACTGAGAACAAG GTGAAGAACCTGACTGAAGAAATGGCAGCTTTAGATGATATCATTGCCAAGCtgacaaaagagaaaaaagCCCTGATGGAAGCTCATCAGCAGACACTGGATGACCTGCAAAGTGAGGAGGACAAAGTCAACACCCTCACTAAGGCAAAAACAAAGTTGGAGCAGCAGGTGGATGAT CTTGAAGGATCTCTAGAGCAAGAAAAGAAAATCAGAATGGATCTAGAAAGAGCTAAGAGGAAACTTGAAGGAGACTTGAAGTTAACCCAGGAAAGCTTAATGGACCTGGAGAATGACAAGCAGCAACTGGAAGAACGGCTGAAGAA AAAAGATTTTGAAATCAGTCAGCTCAACAGTAAAATTGATGATGAACAAAACATAATTATCCAACTACAAAAGAAACTCAAGGAACTGCAG GCTAGAGttgaggagctggaggaagagCTTGAGGCAGAAAGAGCTGCCAGAGCCAAGGTAGAGAAACAGAGAGCAGATTTAGCCAGAGAGCTGGAAGAGATCAGTGAGAGACTGGAGGAGGCTGGAGGAGCTACATCTGCTCAGATTGAGATGAATAAGAAACGAGAGGCAGAGTTTCAGAAACTTCGCAGAGACCTTGAAGAGGCAACTCTGCAGCATGAGTCCACTGCCGCCTCACTGAGAAAGAAACAAGCTGACAGTGTGGCTGAACTTGGAGAGCAGATTGACAATTTGCAGAGAGTCAAGCAAAAACTGGAAAAGGAGAAAAGTGAACTCAGGCTGGAGCTAGATGATGTGGCCTCCAGCATGGAGCATATTGTCAAGTCCAAG ACTAATATGGAGAAAATGAACAGAACTCTGGAAGATCAATTGAATGAATACCGCAACAGGTGTGAAGAAACTCAAAGGGCCCTCAATGACTTTACAACCCAGAAGGCAAAGCTTCAGGCAGAAAATG ATGAATTTGCAAGACAGTTAGAAGAAAAGGAATCATTAATCTCTCAGCTGACAAGGGGTAAGAACTCCTTTAGTCAACAACTGGAGGACCTGAAAAGGCAGTTAGATGAAGAGATGAAG GCAAAGAATGCCCTCGCTCATGCTGTACAGTCAGCCCGGCATGACTCAGATCTGCTCAGAGAGCAGTATGAGGAGGAGCAGGAGGCCAAAGCTGAGCTACAGAGAAGCATGTCTAAAGCTAATACGGAGGTGGCTCAGTGGAGAACCAAGTATGAAACTGATGCCATTCAGAGGActgaggagctggaggaagccAA GAAGAAACTGGCACAGCGTTTGCAGGAGGCTGAAGAGGCTGTGGAGGCAGTCAATGCTAAATGCTCTTCCCTTGAAAAGACTAAACACAGACTCCAGAATGAAATCGAAGATTTGATGGTGGATGTGGAGAGATCCAACGCCGCTGCAGCAGCTTTAGACAAGAAACAAAGAAACTTTGATAAG GTCTTATCTGAATGGAAACAGAAGTATGAGGAGTCTCAGTGTGAACTGGAGAGCTCTCAGAAGGAGGCAAGGTCTTTGAGCACAGAACTGTTCAAGCTGAAAAACTCCTATGAGGAATCTTTGGATCACCTGGAGACCTTGAAGAGAGAGAACAAGATTCTGCAAG AGGAGATCTCTGATCTGACCGAACAGCTTGGCGAGAGCGGGAAGACAATCCACGATTTGGAGAAAATCCGTAAGCAGCTGGAACAAGAAAAAGCTGAGATACAAGCTGCTCTGGAAGAGGCTGAG ggTTCTCTGGAGCACGAGGAGGGTAAAATCCTTAGGGCCCAGCTTGAATTTAACCAAATAAAAGCTGACATTGAGCGCAAGCTGTCTGAGAAAGATGAGGAAATGGAGCAGTCAAAGAGAAACCAACAGAGGACCATAGACACCTTGCAAAGTGCTTTGGAGTCTGAAACACGTAGCAGGAATGAGGCTCTCAGGATAAAGAAGAAAATGGAAGGAGATCTAAATGAAATGGAGATCCAGCTGAGTCAGGCTAACAGACAGGCAGCTGAGGCTCAAAAACAACTCAAGTCTGTCCAGGCCCACCTAAAG GACTCCCAGCTTCAGCTTGATGACTCTCTTCGAGCCAATGATGATCTTAAGGAGAACATTGCACTTGTAGAGAGACGCAATACCTTGCTTCAGGCCGAACTGGAGGAGCTTAGAGCTGTTCTGGAACAAACAGAGCGTGGACGCAAACTTTCTGAGCAAGAGCTGCTCGATGTCACTGAGAGAGTACAGCTTTTGCATTCTCAG AACACCAGTCTCCTAAATCAGAAGAAAAAGCTAGAGGCTGACGCTTCCCAGCTTCAGGGTGAGGTGGAAGAGGCAGTGCAAGAATGCAGAAATGCTGAAGAAAAAGCCAAAAAGGCAATCACTGATGCTGCCATGATGGCTGAGGAACTTAAAAAGGAGCAGGACACAAGTTCTCACCTGGAGCGTATGAAGAAGAACATGGAGCAGACCATTAAAGATCTGCAGCACCGTCTGGATGAAGCAGAGCAAATTGCTATGAAAGGAGGCAAGAAACAAGTCCAGAAACTGGAGACCAGG GTAAGAGAGCTGGAAGGTGAAATTGAAGCTGAACAGAAGAGAAGCAGTGAATCTGTGAAGGGTATCCGTAAATATGAACGCCGCATCAAGGAGCTGACATATCAG ACTGAAGAGGACCGTAAAAACATAGCCCGTCTTCAGGATTTGGTCGACAAGCTGCAACTAAAAGTCAAAGCTTACAAAAGAGCTGCAGAGGAAGCT GAAGAACAGGCAAACACTCACCTCGGCAAATTCCGTAAGCTGCAGCATGAACTAGATGAGGCAGAAGAAAGGGCTGATATTGCTGAATCTCAAGTGAACAAACTGCGTGCTAAAAGTCGTGATGTGGGGCCAAAG AAAGGATTTGATGAAGAGTGA